From Pseudonocardia autotrophica, one genomic window encodes:
- a CDS encoding AAA family ATPase: MTPVPDSTSAESPVPDTAPFESVDQVVETLREQGYIADTRLATTVFLLTRLDKPLLLEGPAGVGKTELAKMLALATGRRLLRLQCYEGQDETKALYEWDYGKQLMYTQILREKIGQVVEDAPDLESAVDRIGSQESVFFSERFLAPRPLLEAIRSEQPCVLLIDEVDRADEALEAVLLETLGEYQISVPEVGTFVAKHRPYVLLTSNNTRDLAAALKRRCLHLFLDYPSAQRELEIVRSKKTGLTDQLAEELVGVVRGLRELELRKAPSISETIDWARTLAVLGVEELDSQILSDTVSVVVKYDKDVRKALDAIPRLVDPNAVVTEHGHGHGHGHGHGHDGDHSHDDEPPRGSDRPRDGDRPRTDDPDDGDVDGRARRAAKDQPGRHADGYGNTAAAGRAAPPLRSVTPGQGARSFGARKRPL; encoded by the coding sequence GTGACTCCCGTTCCCGACTCCACGAGCGCTGAGAGCCCCGTGCCGGACACGGCGCCGTTCGAGTCCGTCGACCAGGTCGTGGAGACCCTGCGCGAGCAGGGCTACATCGCCGACACCCGGCTCGCGACCACGGTCTTCCTGCTCACCCGGCTGGACAAGCCGCTGCTGCTGGAGGGGCCGGCCGGTGTCGGCAAGACCGAGCTGGCGAAGATGCTCGCGCTGGCCACCGGACGCCGCCTGCTGCGCCTGCAGTGCTACGAGGGGCAGGACGAGACCAAGGCCCTGTACGAGTGGGACTACGGCAAGCAGCTCATGTACACCCAGATCCTGCGCGAGAAGATCGGGCAGGTCGTCGAGGACGCCCCGGACCTGGAGTCGGCCGTCGACCGGATCGGGTCGCAGGAGAGCGTCTTCTTCTCCGAGCGGTTCCTGGCGCCGCGCCCGCTGCTGGAGGCGATCCGGTCCGAGCAGCCGTGCGTGCTGCTGATCGACGAGGTCGACCGCGCCGACGAGGCCCTGGAGGCGGTGCTGCTGGAGACGCTGGGCGAGTACCAGATCTCGGTGCCCGAGGTCGGAACCTTCGTCGCCAAGCACCGCCCCTACGTGCTGCTGACCTCGAACAACACCCGTGACCTCGCGGCCGCGCTGAAGCGCCGCTGCCTGCACCTGTTCCTCGACTACCCCTCGGCCCAGCGCGAGCTGGAGATCGTGCGGTCGAAGAAGACCGGGCTCACCGACCAGCTGGCGGAGGAGCTCGTCGGGGTGGTGCGCGGGCTGCGCGAGCTGGAGCTGCGCAAGGCACCGTCGATCTCGGAGACCATCGACTGGGCGCGCACCCTGGCCGTACTCGGGGTCGAAGAGCTCGACTCGCAGATCCTGTCGGACACCGTCTCGGTCGTCGTGAAGTACGACAAGGACGTCCGCAAGGCACTCGACGCGATCCCGCGCCTGGTCGACCCGAACGCGGTCGTCACCGAGCACGGCCACGGGCACGGACACGGCCATGGCCACGGGCACGATGGGGACCACTCGCACGACGACGAGCCGCCGCGCGGCAGCGACCGGCCCCGCGACGGTGACCGGCCCCGCACCGACGATCCGGACGACGGTGACGTCGACGGCCGCGCCCGCCGCGCCGCGAAGGACCAGCCCGGCCGGCACGCCGACGGCTACGGCAACACGGCCGCTGCCGGACGAGCCGCCCCACCGCTGCGGAGCGTGACCCCCGGCCAGGGGGCCCGGTCGTTCGGCGCCCGCAAGCGTCCGCTCTGA
- a CDS encoding VWA domain-containing protein, translated as MEASIHRFVRLLRIRAVRISVSEALDAMACAAQPGVLSDRGVLKEALRVALVKDRRDEATYDEVFDLFFSLVKVGESDTGHGHGHGHGDMTDDTPLENFTLSEEPSETPQEGHDHGTPADIRDFFDPEDLAEQYNLHQEANKIDMASMTDEIVLSKEQAGDVAEGQRVQIETDRFSGGGLPGDISQAQGTKVDADLSVAQQDALLGWLSSAEDAVDASTYGTEDDAAALRRRLTGVLENLPELLKAHLEKLLEIEQRIVEGHDDAERVAEVDRASETERMQLEDSLRRLAKSLHGALTHRRRVSPRGRIDSARTMRRNMRYDGVPFAPVTVARQEDKPRLVVLADVSLSVRATARFTLHLVHGLQDLFGQVRSFAFVADLVEVTDLFADHPVEHALGLVFGGDQLDVDANSDYGLAFGQFLEDHGSAVTRRTTVLVLGDGRGNGNDPNTEAFIEITRRARETIWLTPEPRYSWGLGRCDLPTYAEFCDRVRVVRDLSGLETTTNEMAGELIGR; from the coding sequence GTGGAAGCGAGCATCCACCGCTTCGTCCGGCTCCTGCGGATCCGGGCGGTACGCATCTCGGTCTCCGAGGCCCTGGACGCGATGGCCTGCGCCGCCCAGCCGGGGGTGCTGTCCGACCGGGGCGTCCTGAAGGAGGCGCTGCGCGTCGCGCTGGTGAAGGACCGGCGCGACGAGGCCACCTACGACGAGGTCTTCGACCTGTTCTTCTCCCTGGTCAAGGTCGGCGAGTCGGACACCGGCCACGGCCACGGGCACGGGCACGGCGACATGACCGACGACACGCCGCTGGAGAACTTCACGCTGTCCGAGGAGCCGTCGGAGACCCCGCAGGAGGGGCACGACCACGGCACACCGGCCGACATCCGGGACTTCTTCGACCCGGAGGACCTGGCCGAGCAGTACAACCTGCACCAGGAGGCCAACAAGATCGACATGGCCTCGATGACCGACGAGATCGTGCTCTCCAAGGAGCAGGCGGGCGACGTCGCCGAGGGGCAGCGGGTGCAGATCGAGACCGACCGGTTCTCCGGTGGCGGTCTGCCCGGCGACATCTCGCAGGCCCAGGGCACCAAGGTCGACGCCGATCTCTCGGTCGCCCAGCAGGACGCGCTGCTGGGCTGGCTGTCCTCCGCGGAAGACGCTGTGGACGCCTCCACCTATGGCACCGAGGACGACGCCGCCGCGCTGCGCAGGCGACTCACCGGGGTGCTGGAGAACCTCCCCGAGCTGCTGAAGGCGCATCTGGAGAAGCTGCTGGAGATCGAGCAGCGGATCGTCGAGGGGCACGACGACGCCGAACGCGTCGCCGAGGTCGACCGGGCGTCGGAGACCGAACGGATGCAGCTGGAGGACTCGCTGCGCCGGCTCGCCAAGTCGTTGCACGGCGCGTTGACCCACCGGCGCCGGGTGTCCCCGCGCGGCCGGATCGACTCGGCCAGGACCATGCGCCGCAACATGCGCTACGACGGGGTGCCGTTCGCCCCGGTCACCGTGGCGCGGCAGGAGGACAAGCCACGACTGGTGGTGCTCGCCGACGTCTCGCTGTCGGTCCGGGCCACCGCCCGGTTCACCCTGCACCTGGTGCACGGGCTGCAGGACCTGTTCGGCCAGGTGCGTTCGTTCGCGTTCGTGGCCGACCTGGTCGAGGTGACCGACCTGTTCGCCGATCATCCGGTCGAGCACGCACTCGGGCTGGTCTTCGGCGGCGACCAGCTCGACGTCGACGCCAACTCGGACTACGGCCTGGCGTTCGGCCAGTTCCTGGAGGACCACGGGTCGGCGGTCACCCGGCGGACCACCGTGCTGGTACTCGGCGACGGCCGCGGCAACGGCAACGACCCGAACACCGAGGCGTTCATCGAGATCACCCGCCGCGCGCGGGAGACGATCTGGCTGACCCCCGAGCCCCGCTACTCCTGGGGACTGGGCCGCTGCGACCTGCCCACCTACGCCGAGTTCTGCGACCGCGTCCGGGTGGTCCGGGACCTGTCGGGCCTGGAGACGACGACCAACGAGATGGCAGGTGAGCTGATCGGCCGCTGA
- a CDS encoding response regulator transcription factor, producing MTESSRVRVLVADDHPTVRYGLRAVLGSDPSVQLVGEAGAGEQVVALAAETVPDVVLMDVTMPGLNGIEATRRILGATPSVRIVMLTMYDDSASVLAAVRAGARGYLLKGADRDEILRAVHAAAGGAGVFAAAATEHLAARVTGARTPGAAAGGLPGLTERERELLDLMARGLTNAAIADRFRISPKTVRNHTSTIVAKLGEQGRAGAVARARAAGLGGPDEAG from the coding sequence GTGACCGAATCGAGCCGGGTACGCGTGTTGGTCGCCGATGATCACCCGACGGTCCGCTACGGACTGCGTGCGGTGCTCGGTTCGGACCCGTCGGTGCAGCTCGTGGGAGAGGCCGGGGCCGGGGAGCAGGTGGTGGCGCTCGCGGCCGAGACGGTGCCGGACGTCGTCCTGATGGACGTCACCATGCCCGGCCTCAACGGGATCGAGGCGACCCGGCGGATCCTCGGCGCGACGCCGTCGGTGCGCATCGTCATGCTGACCATGTACGACGACAGTGCGTCGGTGCTCGCCGCGGTCCGCGCCGGTGCCCGCGGCTACCTCCTCAAGGGCGCCGACCGGGACGAGATCCTCCGCGCGGTGCACGCCGCCGCGGGCGGGGCCGGTGTGTTCGCCGCTGCGGCGACCGAACATCTCGCCGCCCGGGTCACCGGAGCGCGAACGCCGGGGGCGGCGGCGGGTGGTCTGCCCGGACTGACCGAACGGGAGCGGGAGCTGCTCGACCTCATGGCCCGGGGGCTGACCAACGCCGCGATCGCCGATCGGTTCCGGATCAGCCCCAAGACCGTCCGGAACCACACCTCGACGATCGTCGCCAAGCTCGGGGAGCAGGGCCGGGCCGGTGCAGTGGCGCGGGCCAGGGCCGCCGGGCTCGGCGGTCCGGACGAGGCAGGCTGA
- a CDS encoding sensor histidine kinase: MATGTTGAAGPAGAAGSIGAAPMVAGDGGPGPAPPVQSRRLLGVARTAVVAVGTVLLGAQLAVGVLTVTGAPALPEVTFAPWTSPAGRAVLAAWGVDVRWWAVGYVAVALATTAVSAVAAWLVLRGEPSPYRLHLGLSLVLFGTLGSELALVADALFPQAGGLGRRLQGLGIVPLFLAAYVFPDGRFVPSWARWPFAGWLVLLAAASLVDDDGRAAGWSPAEDVAIMLLFGSCVAAQVFRYVRVSGPVERLQARWLLAAVMAWFVLAVVLIATPLRSLIHEASPAGLASYAVVLPLSSAVLALVPAAIAAAVLRYRLFEIDLWVSRTVVHGVLTAFVVVVYALVVGGVGSLWPIGNPALSVLAAALVALAFAPVRAVVQTRVERLVLGERGDPHRALARLGDRLRGTLLPEDVAPALVDAVREALRVPCAAVSVPDGTGERLLACSGRSGTPVDGVDLTHRGEYVGRLLVGRRSPGERFAAADLRLLADLAGHCGTALYAARESDRLRMLAADLQRARTQLVTAREEERRRLRRDLHDSLGPALGGQMMVIGAARSLLETDPAAADRLLGDLGGLCGQALDEVRRLARELRPPALDDAGLAAALDQAAEPHRRHGLEVRVDVADLSSSPAAVQSAVYRIAVEAMTNVARHAGATCCAVTVRHTGDGLDLEITDDGRGPAPDAGAGVGTASMRERAEELGGWCEMRSGAAAGTVVLARLPLPRDGDGGAK; the protein is encoded by the coding sequence GTGGCGACAGGGACGACGGGAGCTGCCGGCCCGGCGGGAGCCGCCGGGTCCATCGGCGCGGCCCCGATGGTGGCCGGCGACGGCGGGCCGGGCCCGGCCCCGCCGGTGCAGAGCAGGCGGCTCCTCGGCGTCGCCCGGACGGCGGTCGTCGCGGTCGGCACGGTCCTGCTCGGGGCCCAGCTGGCCGTCGGTGTGCTGACCGTGACCGGTGCACCGGCACTGCCGGAGGTGACCTTCGCCCCGTGGACCTCTCCCGCCGGGCGGGCGGTCCTGGCGGCCTGGGGTGTCGACGTGCGCTGGTGGGCGGTGGGCTACGTGGCCGTCGCGCTCGCCACGACAGCCGTGTCGGCGGTCGCGGCATGGCTCGTCCTGCGCGGTGAGCCCTCCCCGTACCGGCTCCATCTGGGGCTCTCCCTGGTGCTGTTCGGGACGCTCGGGTCCGAGTTGGCGCTGGTCGCGGACGCGTTGTTCCCGCAGGCAGGCGGGTTGGGCCGGCGTCTGCAGGGGCTGGGCATCGTGCCGCTGTTCCTGGCCGCGTACGTCTTCCCCGACGGCCGGTTCGTGCCGTCCTGGGCACGCTGGCCGTTCGCCGGCTGGCTGGTGTTGCTGGCGGCGGCCTCCCTCGTCGATGACGACGGTCGGGCCGCGGGATGGAGCCCCGCCGAGGACGTGGCGATCATGCTGCTGTTCGGCAGCTGCGTCGCCGCCCAGGTGTTTCGGTACGTGCGTGTCTCCGGCCCGGTCGAACGGCTGCAGGCGCGCTGGTTGCTCGCTGCGGTCATGGCCTGGTTCGTCCTGGCCGTCGTGCTCATCGCCACCCCGCTGCGCTCGCTGATTCACGAGGCGAGCCCGGCCGGGCTCGCCTCGTACGCCGTGGTGCTGCCGCTGAGCAGTGCTGTACTGGCGCTGGTGCCCGCGGCGATCGCGGCGGCGGTGCTGCGGTACCGGCTCTTCGAGATCGACCTGTGGGTGAGCCGCACCGTGGTGCACGGTGTGCTGACGGCGTTCGTCGTCGTCGTGTACGCACTCGTCGTCGGAGGTGTCGGCAGCCTCTGGCCGATCGGGAACCCGGCGCTGTCGGTCCTCGCCGCGGCGCTGGTGGCGCTGGCGTTCGCGCCGGTACGCGCCGTCGTGCAGACGCGGGTGGAGCGGCTGGTGCTCGGCGAGCGGGGCGACCCCCACCGGGCGCTCGCCCGGCTGGGCGACCGGCTGCGCGGGACGCTCCTGCCGGAGGACGTCGCTCCGGCGCTGGTCGACGCCGTGCGGGAGGCGCTGCGCGTGCCCTGCGCAGCGGTGTCGGTACCCGATGGCACCGGCGAGCGGCTGCTGGCCTGCTCCGGCCGGTCGGGGACCCCGGTCGACGGTGTCGACCTCACCCACCGGGGCGAGTACGTGGGCCGGCTGCTCGTCGGCAGGCGCAGCCCCGGGGAGCGGTTCGCGGCGGCCGACCTGCGGCTGCTCGCCGATCTCGCCGGGCACTGCGGGACAGCGCTGTACGCGGCACGGGAGTCCGACCGTCTCCGGATGCTCGCGGCCGACCTGCAACGTGCCAGGACCCAGCTGGTCACGGCCCGCGAGGAGGAACGCAGGCGGCTCCGCCGAGACCTGCACGACTCGCTCGGGCCGGCGCTGGGCGGGCAGATGATGGTGATCGGCGCGGCCCGGTCGCTGCTGGAGACCGATCCCGCTGCTGCCGACCGGCTGCTCGGCGACCTGGGCGGTCTGTGCGGGCAGGCGCTCGACGAGGTGCGCCGGCTCGCCAGGGAGCTCCGCCCGCCGGCGCTCGACGACGCGGGCCTCGCCGCTGCGCTCGACCAGGCTGCGGAGCCACATCGCCGCCACGGGCTGGAGGTCCGGGTGGACGTCGCGGATCTGTCGTCGTCACCGGCCGCCGTGCAGTCGGCCGTCTACCGGATCGCGGTGGAGGCGATGACGAACGTCGCGCGGCACGCGGGCGCCACGTGCTGCGCGGTGACCGTTCGCCACACGGGAGATGGTCTCGACCTGGAGATCACCGACGACGGCCGCGGTCCGGCGCCGGACGCCGGCGCCGGGGTCGGAACGGCATCCATGCGGGAACGCGCCGAGGAGCTCGGCGGCTGGTGCGAGATGCGGTCGGGAGCGGCCGCCGGGACGGTCGTGCTGGCCCGGCTGCCGCTCCCGCGAGACGGCGACGGGGGCGCGAAGTGA
- a CDS encoding ABC transporter permease — protein sequence MSAAPPRPAPSRTSPPGRSGPSGGAGRLLAPLAGTAVAVALWWLVTTPLAAPDSMLRAFAPQQAVPAIGALAADGVLLEDIATSLWRLLLGLLVAGVLGIAIGLAVGSSALLEQGTRPVFQFLRMVSPLAWAPVAIGVFGIGHRPVVFLVAAAAVWPIVLNVVAGVRAVDPKLTLVARSLGASRRETLSTVVLPTVRPHLLTGVRLALGIGWVVLVPAEMLGVTSGLGYEILNSRDQLAYDKVMAVILVIGALGYGLDAAARRLLGAPATG from the coding sequence ATGAGCGCCGCCCCGCCCCGCCCGGCCCCGTCCCGCACGAGCCCGCCGGGCAGGTCCGGCCCGTCCGGCGGTGCCGGACGGCTGCTCGCGCCGCTGGCCGGGACCGCCGTCGCCGTCGCGCTGTGGTGGCTGGTGACCACCCCGCTGGCCGCGCCGGACAGCATGCTCCGGGCGTTCGCCCCGCAGCAGGCGGTGCCCGCGATCGGGGCGCTCGCCGCCGACGGGGTGCTGCTGGAGGACATCGCGACCAGCCTGTGGCGGCTGCTGCTCGGCCTGCTCGTGGCCGGGGTGCTGGGCATCGCGATCGGGCTGGCGGTCGGTTCGTCGGCGCTGCTGGAGCAGGGCACCCGGCCGGTGTTCCAGTTCCTGCGGATGGTCTCCCCGCTGGCCTGGGCGCCGGTCGCGATCGGGGTGTTCGGTATCGGGCACCGGCCGGTGGTCTTCCTGGTCGCCGCCGCGGCGGTGTGGCCGATCGTGCTGAACGTCGTCGCCGGGGTGCGAGCCGTCGACCCGAAGCTCACCCTGGTCGCCCGGTCGCTCGGGGCGAGCCGCCGGGAGACGCTGTCGACGGTCGTGCTGCCGACGGTCCGGCCGCATCTGCTCACCGGGGTGCGGCTCGCGCTGGGGATCGGCTGGGTGGTGCTGGTGCCCGCGGAGATGCTCGGCGTCACCTCGGGACTGGGCTACGAGATCCTCAACTCCCGTGACCAGCTCGCCTACGACAAGGTGATGGCGGTGATCCTGGTGATCGGGGCGCTCGGCTACGGGCTCGACGCGGCCGCCCGGCGGCTGCTGGGGGCACCCGCGACCGGCTGA
- a CDS encoding ABC transporter substrate-binding protein yields MSGTSRRTLLRAAAGLGAVAAVGGGMAGIADLATAGRSTARSGAGLRIGYLPITDASPLLVAHAQGRFAEAGLDVERPVLFRGWESLAQAFLADEVDVVHLLMPFAVQLRYALGARLQMIAWSHTNGSALTVGHQVRELSDLAGQQVAIPFWWSIHNVMLQRMLRGAGLRAVVREQPSARDGTVGLVVLSPADMLPALDTGRVAGYIVADPFNAAAEIRRVGRIAHFVGDSWRRHACCVVVVRSDLVDSDPGAVQGVTDAITGAQQWIDGARADAASVLSTGRYLPQPLPAITRALDQPPRSPLHPDWYGERIGFEPFPFPGYTGALVESMRDTVVDGDTSFLDGLDPASVHADLTDDRFVRRSIERHGGPAAFGLPASLTRTEEVTPV; encoded by the coding sequence GTGAGCGGCACCAGCAGGCGCACCCTGCTGCGCGCCGCGGCCGGGCTGGGCGCCGTCGCCGCCGTCGGCGGTGGGATGGCCGGGATCGCCGATCTCGCCACCGCGGGCCGCAGCACCGCGCGCTCCGGCGCCGGGCTGCGGATCGGCTACCTGCCGATCACCGACGCCTCCCCGCTGCTGGTCGCGCACGCCCAGGGCCGGTTCGCCGAGGCCGGGCTCGACGTCGAGCGGCCGGTGCTGTTCCGCGGCTGGGAGTCACTCGCGCAGGCGTTCCTGGCCGACGAGGTCGACGTCGTCCACCTGCTGATGCCGTTCGCGGTGCAGCTGCGCTACGCGCTCGGCGCCCGGTTGCAGATGATCGCCTGGAGCCACACCAACGGCTCCGCGCTGACCGTCGGCCACCAGGTGCGTGAGCTCTCCGACCTGGCCGGTCAGCAGGTCGCGATCCCGTTCTGGTGGTCGATCCACAACGTGATGCTGCAGCGGATGCTGCGCGGTGCCGGACTGCGCGCCGTGGTGCGCGAGCAGCCGTCGGCCCGGGACGGCACGGTCGGGCTCGTGGTGCTCAGCCCGGCCGACATGCTCCCCGCGCTGGACACCGGGCGGGTCGCCGGCTACATCGTCGCGGACCCGTTCAACGCCGCCGCCGAGATCCGCCGGGTCGGCCGGATCGCGCACTTCGTCGGGGACTCCTGGCGCCGGCACGCCTGCTGCGTGGTCGTCGTGCGGTCCGATCTCGTCGACTCCGACCCGGGTGCCGTGCAGGGCGTCACCGATGCGATCACCGGAGCCCAGCAGTGGATCGACGGCGCCCGCGCCGACGCCGCATCGGTGCTCTCCACCGGCCGCTACCTGCCCCAGCCGCTGCCCGCGATCACCCGCGCACTGGACCAGCCGCCGCGCTCCCCGCTGCATCCGGACTGGTACGGCGAACGGATCGGTTTCGAGCCGTTCCCGTTCCCCGGCTACACCGGCGCGCTGGTCGAGTCGATGCGCGACACCGTCGTCGACGGCGACACCTCGTTCCTGGACGGCCTGGACCCGGCCTCGGTGCACGCCGACCTGACCGACGACCGGTTCGTCCGCCGCAGTATCGAGCGGCACGGCGGCCCGGCCGCGTTCGGTCTGCCCGCCTCCCTCACCCGCACCGAGGAAGTGACCCCCGTATGA
- a CDS encoding ABC transporter ATP-binding protein, whose protein sequence is MGTVALALTGAVRRYGPRTVLDEVDLEIERGDRQVVLGPTGSGKSTLLRVLAGLEPLDGGTLHRPGDPVTATVFQEPLLLPWLTVRENVRLGGRYRANRSRFDDAHADALLDRFGMAGHAEARPAALSGGQAQRVAIARGMAVRPDVLLLDEPFGALDPATRAELQTWLRGFAQEEGLTLVLVTHDVDEALYLGTQVTALDGDGGIGGRWTPAASETPGGHPLRDEVLAGYRSQVVAAR, encoded by the coding sequence ATGGGAACTGTCGCGCTCGCTCTGACCGGCGCCGTGCGCCGCTACGGCCCGCGGACCGTGCTGGACGAGGTGGACCTGGAGATCGAGCGCGGCGACCGGCAGGTCGTGCTCGGTCCCACCGGCAGCGGGAAGTCCACCCTGCTGCGGGTCCTCGCCGGCCTGGAACCCCTCGACGGCGGCACCCTGCACCGGCCCGGCGACCCGGTCACCGCGACCGTGTTCCAGGAGCCGCTGCTGCTGCCGTGGCTGACGGTCCGGGAGAACGTCCGGCTGGGTGGGAGGTACCGCGCCAACCGGAGCCGGTTCGACGACGCGCACGCCGACGCCCTGCTGGACCGGTTCGGGATGGCCGGGCACGCCGAGGCCCGTCCCGCGGCATTGTCCGGCGGACAGGCCCAGCGGGTCGCGATCGCCCGCGGGATGGCGGTCCGGCCCGACGTGCTGCTGCTCGACGAGCCGTTCGGGGCGCTCGACCCGGCGACCCGCGCCGAGCTGCAGACCTGGCTGCGCGGGTTCGCCCAGGAGGAGGGCCTGACCCTGGTGCTGGTCACCCACGACGTCGACGAGGCGCTCTACCTGGGCACCCAGGTCACCGCACTGGACGGGGACGGCGGTATCGGCGGCCGGTGGACCCCGGCGGCGTCCGAGACACCCGGCGGGCATCCGCTGCGCGACGAGGTGCTGGCCGGCTACCGCTCCCAGGTGGTGGCCGCCCGGTGA
- a CDS encoding acyl-CoA dehydrogenase family protein, with translation MTAPATELLGTWFADAAGPVDRGEDDVRTGLRMLGERDLIAPSGSGAAHAVRLVEGIARDCMSSAFATWAQRMTVEYLSHADRPDAALTDAVRRAGRIGATAMAPALRDLAGLEPVPVVATPAADGGLVLDGPIRWASNLFDDAVVVLPVRLGTDGRAVVRICTTDDGVHRAPRPTLLALNGTGSTSVRLEGVRVAPEAVLSRDMRSFVGAIRPTFLLVQSAFCSGLAGRSADAALQGATGTSEPLAPDARAVAERAADVHDRLHTLAADPAAAGPAELLRLRLDAASTATDATRVESAVRGGAGYVASSDVARRLREGAFLPVQAPTEGHLRWELSRSL, from the coding sequence GTGACCGCGCCCGCCACCGAGCTGCTCGGCACCTGGTTCGCCGACGCGGCCGGGCCGGTCGACCGCGGGGAGGACGACGTCCGCACCGGGTTGCGCATGCTCGGTGAGCGGGACCTGATCGCGCCGTCCGGTTCCGGTGCGGCGCACGCGGTGCGCCTGGTCGAGGGGATCGCCCGCGACTGCATGAGCTCGGCGTTCGCCACCTGGGCGCAACGGATGACCGTCGAGTACCTGTCGCACGCCGACCGGCCCGACGCCGCGCTCACCGATGCGGTGCGGCGGGCCGGCCGGATCGGCGCCACCGCGATGGCGCCTGCGCTGCGCGACCTGGCCGGGCTGGAGCCGGTCCCGGTGGTGGCGACCCCGGCCGCGGACGGCGGGCTGGTGCTCGACGGGCCGATCCGGTGGGCGTCCAACCTGTTCGACGACGCCGTCGTCGTGCTCCCGGTCCGGCTGGGTACCGACGGCCGGGCCGTCGTCCGGATCTGTACCACCGACGACGGCGTGCACCGGGCGCCGCGCCCGACGCTGCTCGCGCTGAACGGGACCGGCTCCACCTCGGTGCGCCTCGAGGGTGTCCGGGTCGCGCCCGAGGCGGTGCTGTCCCGCGACATGCGGTCCTTCGTCGGCGCCATCCGGCCGACGTTCCTGCTGGTGCAGAGCGCGTTCTGCAGCGGACTCGCCGGCCGGTCCGCGGACGCGGCCCTTCAGGGGGCCACCGGGACGTCCGAGCCGCTGGCCCCGGACGCGCGGGCGGTCGCCGAGCGGGCCGCCGACGTGCACGACCGGCTGCACACACTGGCCGCCGATCCGGCGGCGGCCGGCCCGGCGGAGCTGCTGCGGCTGCGACTGGACGCCGCGAGCACCGCCACCGACGCCACCCGGGTCGAGTCCGCGGTCCGAGGCGGAGCCGGCTACGTCGCGAGCAGCGACGTCGCGCGCCGGCTCCGCGAGGGCGCGTTCCTCCCGGTCCAGGCCCCCACGGAAGGACACCTCAGATGGGAACTGTCGCGCTCGCTCTGA
- a CDS encoding DUF4242 domain-containing protein, translated as MSLFLFEFVPATAERDAVTALLGEVDRASAAAGATLIESQVTGGHDRVFSVVEADSADGLAGRFDALPGVAEVAGPDEVRLVGADLDELKKTKPAAGYLVEWDFPDGLDMDTYLARKKAKAPLYADVPEVSFLRTYVREDMTKCLCFYDAEGGEEDVVRGRKAVDTPIDRLHTLAGGDR; from the coding sequence ATGTCGCTGTTCCTGTTCGAGTTCGTCCCCGCCACCGCCGAGCGGGACGCGGTGACCGCGCTGCTCGGTGAGGTCGACCGCGCCTCCGCCGCGGCCGGCGCGACGCTGATCGAGTCGCAGGTCACCGGCGGTCACGACCGGGTCTTCTCGGTCGTCGAGGCGGACTCGGCCGACGGTCTGGCCGGCCGGTTCGACGCGCTGCCCGGGGTGGCCGAGGTCGCCGGGCCGGACGAGGTGCGCCTGGTCGGCGCCGATCTCGACGAGCTCAAGAAGACCAAGCCCGCCGCCGGCTACCTGGTCGAGTGGGACTTCCCGGACGGCCTCGACATGGACACCTACCTGGCCCGCAAGAAGGCGAAGGCGCCGCTGTACGCCGACGTCCCCGAGGTCAGCTTCCTGCGTACCTACGTGCGCGAGGACATGACCAAGTGCCTGTGCTTCTACGACGCCGAGGGCGGCGAGGAGGACGTGGTCCGCGGCCGCAAGGCCGTCGACACCCCGATCGACCGGCTGCACACCCTCGCCGGCGGCGACCGGTGA
- a CDS encoding TetR/AcrR family transcriptional regulator, which translates to MPPAPPTTLGPAERLLDAAATLFDREGIRAVGIDRVIASAGVARASLYAHYGSKDALVTAYLERADHNDLLRWQRAVRGLADDPLGRIRAAFELASSAARRRGYRGCLYLNAATEFPGPASPVAPVVAEHRARQRTAFRDALVQLGHPDPDETAARIQLVYDGGLAGSKAERSAEPIVRAAALAVALATGLFAESSAGLSTGLPT; encoded by the coding sequence GTGCCGCCTGCGCCCCCTACCACCCTCGGTCCCGCGGAACGCCTGCTCGACGCGGCGGCCACGCTGTTCGACCGCGAGGGCATCCGGGCCGTCGGCATCGACCGGGTGATCGCGTCCGCCGGGGTCGCGCGAGCCAGCCTGTATGCGCACTACGGCTCCAAGGACGCGCTGGTCACCGCCTACCTGGAGCGCGCCGACCACAACGACCTGCTCCGCTGGCAGCGCGCGGTGCGGGGGCTCGCCGACGACCCGCTCGGCCGGATCCGCGCCGCCTTCGAACTCGCCTCGTCGGCCGCCCGCCGGCGCGGCTACCGCGGCTGCCTCTATCTCAACGCCGCGACCGAGTTCCCCGGACCGGCCTCGCCGGTCGCCCCGGTCGTCGCCGAGCACCGGGCCCGGCAGCGCACCGCGTTCCGCGACGCGCTGGTGCAGCTCGGGCATCCGGACCCGGACGAGACCGCCGCCCGGATCCAGCTCGTCTACGACGGCGGGCTGGCCGGCTCGAAGGCCGAGCGCAGCGCGGAGCCGATCGTCCGGGCCGCCGCGCTGGCCGTGGCCCTGGCAACGGGGCTGTTCGCGGAATCGTCCGCGGGGCTGTCCACAGGGTTGCCCACATAG